From one Brachypodium distachyon strain Bd21 chromosome 4, Brachypodium_distachyon_v3.0, whole genome shotgun sequence genomic stretch:
- the LOC100841787 gene encoding B3 domain-containing protein LOC_Os12g40090, which translates to MDEEGKGRCERCREWQEHFYWEHMDGRKMRFFKLMSGDFEQSISIPDKFASNFIRQMQIVEGFDLKAQSGETWHVGVTKVSNDLFFRSGWGDFAKAHELQENDLLLFTFTGNSSFDVLIFDASGCEKLSSLFSGKMRKHFDDLGGQQVEQYSLIDDSDDSDDNDSDEDDSESVPSLLVDSPHNKASTSKKFSAKTKPRTELSESPNSSSYDDVKHETSEEDESDHEPYYSRSAKRLLDTEKREITGLASIQPDNPAFMTVLQTSSVQGKSKFLIIPMEFAADHLQRKSHDILLVRPAREERWHVRYYQWSTSIGFKGKSWAKFVCDNRLREGDVCVFELIICARRKKMKKTAMTIIAVHVARRRKADGRFVAVG; encoded by the exons ATGGAtgaggaagggaagggaaggtgTGAGAGGTGCAGGGAGTGGCAAGAGCATTTCTACTGGGAGCACATGGATGGAAGGAAGATGAGGTTCTTCAAGCTCATGTCAGGAGATTTTGAGCAGAGCATT AGCATACCGGACAAGTTCGCGAGCAATTTCATCAGGCAGATGCAGATCGTGGAGGGGTTTGACCTAAAGGCGCAGAGCGGCGAGACATGGCATGTGGGTGTCACCAAGGTTTCAAATGATCTGTTCTTCAGGTCAGGATGGGGAGATTTTGCCAAGGCTCATGAACTGCAGGAGAATGACCTCCTGCTCTTTACATTCACCGGCAACTCATCCTTTGATGTCTTGATCTTCGATGCTAGTGGCTGCGAGAAACTGTCTTCACTCTTTTCCGGCAAAATGCGAAAACATTTCGATGATCTTGGTGGTCAACAGGTTGAGCAATACTCTCTGATTGATGATTCTGATGACAGTGATGATAATGActctgatgaagatgatagTGAGAGTGTGCCATCTCTGTTGGTTGATTCCCCTCACAACAAGGCCTCTACTTCAAAGAAATTCAGTGCCAAGACTAAACCAA GGACAGAGCTTTCTGAATCACCAAACAGTAGCAGCTACGATGATGTTAAGCACGAGACAAGTGAGGAAGATGAGAGTGATCATGAACCCTACTACTCGAGATCTGCGAAACGGCTACTCGACACCGAAAAGAGAGAGATAACCGGGCTGGCTTCGATCCAACCAGACAACCCGGCTTTCATGACGGTTCTGCAGACGAGCAGCGTGCAAGGCAAAAGCAAATTCCTG ATCATCCCCATGGAATTTGCTGCTGACCATCTTCAGAGGAAGTCACATGACATCCTGCTCGTCAGGCCGGCCAGAGAAGAGAGGTGGCATGTCAGGTACTACCAGTGGAGCACCAGTATAGGCTTCAAGGGCAAATCCTGGGCCAAGTTTGTCTGCGACAACAGGTTGCGAGAGGGTGATGTCTGCGTCTTCGAGCTTATCATatgcgcgaggaggaagaagatgaagaagacaGCAATGACGATTATCGCTGTCCATGTtgccaggaggaggaaggccgACGGCAGGTTTGTTGCAGTGGGTTAA